The nucleotide window CGTGAGACATAAACAGCTAACACCTCTACTGCCCCTTTCTACAGCAAAAGTCTTTTCCATATAATCATTTGGATGTTACAACACAAACGCACCCCTCCTCCAACCTCACGCCTGACtatcacagagaaataaaacactgcATAAATGTATATTATAGCACATTTGCTGATTTACTTCTGTTTTATGGAACAAAGACTCTTCAGGAAGGTACTTCAGAATTAATATTCAACTTATAAAACTGGGGTTAGCAAATTGCTTTTCTAAATTTATGAATTACATAATCTTCCAGATTAGCATATTTATGCAGTTTCTCATCACCAGACTCTGAGTTACCTTAAATCCCACACATTGAGGCGGCGATCAGTACCACTTGAAGCCAGAATAGTTTCATTATGTGGAGACCAGTGGACCTAgcaatacatatttgaaaatgcaaagaatCATCCACTCTTAGGTTTGTGAAGATTGTCCTAATCCTCAGTATCTTCCCATGGTGTGTTCTGTATCCTCTCCTTGGCCTACAGCCCTCTTACCCTTCTTGTCCAATTCCTTCAAGTGCTCTTAAATGGCCCATCTCCTCAGCTTGCCCCCAGAAAGGATGCACTCCCTGGTATAGAGGAACTTAGCTAGGGGGCCCAAAAACCATCCCAAAAGTTtttactcttactattttttaatcctcacccaaggacaagcttattgattttagagagaggggaagagagagaaacatcaaccagttgcccattgtatgcaccccgaccagggactgaacccgcaacctaggcatgtgcccggactgggaattgaacccatgacctttcggtttatgggacaatgctccaaccgaaccacaccaaccagggccatcccagaagcttttaaaaatttcagtgaaCTATATCTTAACCTAAGCAAATCTCTATTTTAGACCACATACAAGATATTTTTTCACTAGAGGAGACACCATGCTGGCATACCTTAACAGGAGAATCATTGGATTTCACTTTTAAACATACTGTTTTGCAAggctttttcttctacttctggacTAATTGTTTCTCAAAAACATCCAAGTTATTTTCCACTAGTTAAATTATACAATAGAggaggaactttaaaaaaaaagtcccaggccatgatataaaagaaaaaaatttaatttccccCTACCAAGAGTTACTAAAACATGACATAGGTACACCAGAAAACTCACATACCTGGAAAATTTCATCTTTATGAGACTCAAATGTATGGAGCTTTAGTTTTAAATTACGCAGATCCCATAAAGCTACAgtctgaagaaaaataacatgaaaaggaATTAAATTTTGCCCTTTccttaagagttttaaaatatctgattAGTGTGAGACAACTAGGTTGGTAAACAGCAAatatgcaaaaactaaaaaccttATCTGCAGAGCCAGTTGCGAGAATGAACTCGCTGTAGGGATTGAATGACAGGCAATTGACTTCAGCGGTGTGGGCATCCACCAGGTGGCTTGGCTTGGAGGTGGTATTGGACCTGGTGTCCCATCTAAAACACAAAAGTACAAGGCACACAGCACAAGAGGAGGTCACTCGACCCCGTCAACTTCTCAGCCGGCAAACTCATTTCCTCATCAGCACCACTCCACACCACCATGACGCCCACCCCTTCGGAGACAACTCATGCCTAGAGTTGGCAATCTGGACTTCCAGCCACTAAGTGATATGTTCTAAATCCACAGAGAATGAACTAGGGCTCGTTTCTTGTTTACTAGATTCCTGTCTTAATATATCAACTATTTCAAGTATACAGAAAATGCTGCCGATGTAGATGTAGTCAATAACGTGACAATTTGCTATCTGCAACCCAGCCTTGTGTGATTTCAGTCTTTTGATTTAGTTATCTCAGGTATTCCTTTGAGATAAACAGCATTCCAGGCGGATGAATGCAGCCCTGTGGCCATGCACTGATATACTCATTCTCCTCCCTCGTCTTCAAAAAAGTCGCCCTTATCCCAGTTTTGATGCTTACCTCCACACCATTTCTTAACATTTacatacttgttttctttttaaaataaaaattgggtcCACTCATATTGCAACGTAACTTTTGTATAAAAAGACCATTATATACATGcaatttattatatgtaaattatacctcgctatagctgttttcattttcaaatgccaggatataacttaaaaagaagaaattaaaccaCAGGCGACCATAAACTGATGGTCATTCAGGACATCCCTATAACAAGACCCCACTGAACTGTCCACCTTACATCATAAGTTTCTGATCATCAGCGACAGATCCAAACAGTGACTCGTGCAGCAGATGCCAGGCCACATCCTCAACAACAGCCGAGTGGCCAGTAAAGATCGCTTTAGCATCCACAATTTTGCCTTCCTTTGGTCCTGCATTTATATCCCACAGACAGACAGtctgaggaagaaaagaacaaaaacacataaaaaaccCATAGAAGATTGAATTTAAATGGTAACATCTTATTTAAAAGATCTTCAGTAGAAacaaaactatataaacattagaaataaacATGAGGAAGAGTAATATTAACAAAAGTAAAGCTTTACAAACAGTAGAATGTATGGGCATAGCTTCCATGACCTGAGATGCGAAGGGTAAAGAAAATATACTGTAAtgggagtgggcagggggagaCAGCATGCTGGCAGGCAAAGGACACTCAGAGTTTCTACCTACATACATTCAGTTAAGtatctaaaattcatatagacCAGATTCCACAACACTGAGAGCCCAGCATTTGGTATCCACTGGAAAGATTATGCCCATCCTAAAAATTCATGCTGGGCTGGGAAGCTGATAAAACAACAATGTGCCTCTTGAAAGGCAAAAGTCTTTGAACCAGCCTCTCACAGCAGGAAACACCACAGGCATCAGGGAGTCAGACAGGTAAACATCCCAGAGAGCCCTACTGGGCTACTCTGAGAGGCCATTTGGGGCCTGCAGACAGACccccttggtgtgctcctccaaACATCAGCAGAGCAAACCTGAAGAGAGGTCACAGGGCCCGCAGGCTCTGGGATCTGAGTCTTCTCTTGACATCCAATCACAAAAAAAGTTAAGATGCAAGTTTTTATGAAAACAATACCACAAACTATAGGGCAATGATTCTCAGACAATGGTATAAAATAAGAGTTAATTCCATTAAAGTATAGTTACACTAATCCCACGGACACTGGTAATAgcctcatatttttatttttctcaaatttttttctttcactgatttcagagagtgggaaagggaggaggagagggagggaaacattggtcAGTCACTTCTTGCACGTAcgctgaccaggaaccgaacctgcaaccttttggtatgcaggacaacacccaaccaactgagtcacactgcccagggcagcttcatctctttttaaatcagtttctTATCTGAAAGAATTTCTGAAACTAAGCTAATTCCCAGTAAGAGCTATTTtctcagcaacaaaaagaaatcacacaTATGCATTAGTCTCTGTTGATACTTACACACTGACTCACAATTCACATGCACTGGAGAGAAAGGAACGAGTAGAGCTCTTGCTACCACCCCTCCTCTTCACCTCAGAAGGATGGATTCTGGGAAGGTTAGCAGTTGCCTGGCAAATGCAGAGCCCTTGGGAAACGTCAACTATTATTTTGAATGGTGTCTGGGAGACTCTCTCGTGTCCACCATGAGGGAAGCAGGAATGTGACACAGGCTCCAACAGTCCAAGCAGGACTTTGGGAGACTGGGGAGAATCGGTTCTGATGGTGGGGGAACACAACATCCCTTTTCCAGGATGGCAAGAGTGACATCCTCACTGGCCCGATCTGCTGGCCTCTCCTCTTTTCCGGGCCATTTTCCACCCGTCACAGCAATTCTATGTACCTCACCCAATGCCCTTCTGATAAATTCCTTTTGTTTAAATCAGCCAGAGTCAGTTTTGGTTGCTTTAACTAAAGAATCTTGAATGGAGCAATTAACTACACTCAACAgttcaaaaagcaaacaaaaaatactgtCAACAGAAAATATAAAGTCTTCGATGTGACAGGCCCCGTTCTGGGCATAGGGTTATATACTAAGGAAAGCAAGGAATCCACTCTCAAAAAGCTAACATGTAATGCTAACTGTGGCCAAGTTACAGGAGTCTATTACTGGCTTTTGGTCAAAGGCATCTTCTGCTTTCAGTGTGTGAGCCATGAAGAAGATCTGAGGCTGTTAGTGGCAAGAATGCTACAAATATTAACCTACAATAAATTAATGGGACCCCTTTGAGTTTGCGTGATacttttaattgttaaaataatttaaattaaggaTGCTGGGGCAAGTCAATAGGGAAAGAtttgtcttttcaacaaatggtgcaaGGAAAACTGGATAGCCACATACAGAAAATGAAGCTGGATCTCTACTTcacattatatacaaaaattaactcaaactgaatcaaagacctaaatttaagagctaaaactataaaattcttagaagaaaatataggtgtaAATCTTTTTGATTCTGGGTTTATGTGTGGTCTCTTAGATACGATGCCAAAAGGACAAgtgataaaataaaagacataaactGGGCTGAAAATTAAACACTTTTGTGTTGCAGAGGACATCACccaaaaagtgaaaaaactaaccgcagaatgggagaaaataattgtttattcCTCAGCTGAGGATGtatctattgatttttagagagagggagggtaaGGAACAGAGGACAGGCAACTGATTGCCTGTCCTACGGGCCCCAACCcggaatcaaaaccacaacaccttttggtgtatgggacgatgctctaaccaactgagctgaatgggagaaaaatttTCACATcgtatatctgataaagaacttgtTTGTAGAATACGTAAAGAACTCTTAGaactcaacaaaacaaaatttacaaatggacaaaagatttCAATACGTGTTTTTCCAAAGATACACAAAcggccaataagcacatggaaaggcGGTCAACTTCAATAgccatcatggaaatgcaaatcaatcaaaaccacagtgagatagtactttacacccactaggatggctatactCAAAAAgccagacaataacaagtgttggtgaggacacGGAAAAAACTACAACCCTggtattgctggtgggaatgtgaagtggtgcagctgctttggaaaacaatctggcaGTTCTTCAGGAGGTTAAACATAGAgttgccatatgacccagtaattctactccCAGGTAATTAattactgaagaaaaatgaaaacatatgtccacataaaacttgtataaaaatgttcacagcaacatcaTTCAAAATAGCTCCACAGTGGAAGCAAACCAAATGTtcaactgataaatgaataaactacaGTACATCCATatgatgaaatattactcagctatagaAAGATACAAATGGCCACGTGCTATATGATGGAAGTTCTATGAAACACCGAGAATAcacaaatctatagagacaggaaataaattagtggttgccaggagctgtgGGAAGAAGGGATTGCGGAATGACTATTTAATGGGTACGGAGTTTCTTTTTGTGATATTtgaggaaaatgttttagaattatATAGTGGTGATGATTTCACAGCTTCAAGATCACACTACATaccacagaactgtacacttaacaAAACCTTTCATCTATCCAGTGCTCCTGCAATGCAGAGCTGCCCATGACACTATCTTTAACTCTCAGTATGTGAGCACATTAGGAAGAATAGGTTTCTTACATGGTCGTCAGATGCACTCAGCAGATGTCCACTCAAATTAGAATTCCAGGAAAGACCATAGCCTTCCTTTTGGTGGCCTCTTAACCTAAGGTCAGGATTACATTCTCCACTTGggtctaaagaaaaaaagaaacacattaacTACTGATTATCTATTGATCAGAATCGGTAAGAGAAAAGCCTCACCTGAGTGAACCATAACATTTGTGCTTGGAAAAGCACTACACACACACCAGGACTTGGTCTGACCCAAAGCTGCCTTGAAAAGATGTTCTCCGTGCTTTATTTCAAACACTCAATGCAAACCAGGTCCCATCACCATAAAATTGGTTCCTTTGCAAAACCTAGTACTAGCTCTaacacaaaaaacagaaaactagcTATCCTACAAATTTGCGCAATGACAACCTGCCTCACCCCtgggtcaatttttaaaaatctttttgtgaGGAAAGAGGTAACATAGCAGGTCTGTTTGCTCAGTCCTTGCATGCCTCTGAGGTAACCTTGGAACCATGACTGACCCTTAGCCAGCTCCTAGGAATGTGACCCTCAAAGTCTTCATGTCACTAAATGATGAAGTTATGTACACCCAGAGCACTGCCGCATGCTATGGTAGTTTCTCAAGACTTGTAGGATCGTTGAGCAAGATTCATGATGTTATCTTCACCGTTGGGGTCCAGAGTTTCCCTTACCATGACTGGTTGGTTGTACAGCGAGATGTGCCTAGATGAGCAGACCTCCATAAAACCCCCAGACCCTGAGACTCAAATGGGCTTCTCTGGGCAGAGAAATTAAATTAGCACATGCCCCTGTGATTTGCTGCTAGAGAGAAAGCAAGTTCTGTGTGGCCACAGCAGGGAAGGACTCAGAAGCCTGTGCCTGACCTCTATGGACTCTGCCCGATCTGTACTTTTTTCCTCCTGCTTTTGCTCCATATAATTTGCTGCTAGGAGCATAACCTGTTGTGAGTTCCTTCTGTTAAATCACTCAACTTGAGAGTGGTTATTGGATCCACACAATTTTTAAACCTTGAAAAATTACAGTGTATGGTAGTTTGAATGACCTCAAAACAATTACTTTGTATCAAGAAAAATGGTTAAGCAatgcccccccctttttttaccTGGTTTAGCAGGGTGCTTTGTATAGTCAAAAACCAGCACGTCAGAAGATGGTGTTTTTGTAGCAATGATGTGAGGATTCTGTGGCATGTAACGAGCACGGTTTACTTCTCCTTCgtgattaattttaatttcacattcaATTTTTCCTGTTACAGAACCAAAGCCACCAAATTCTAAAgtaagaggaaagaaatgaacacaCTTATGACTAAAATCCACAAGTCAATTTGATCAACCCAACAGATTTTAACATAACAGAATACAACACAAACTGAGAGAGAACACAAAAATATGGGTTCCGTTGCCACTTCAAATTAATTTATTCCCAAAGCCCACTTGCATTGGAAAATATTGAGAGCTATTTTATGCAAGTTAATTCAATTCCACCTTggatttaaaacaattaaaaatcagCCTCTTACAGTTTTGAAGATGATGTAGTTGTTCACTAAAATTCAAATTACCATATAATAAACACACTTTAGCCTTTCAGTGCAAATACAACTCATTTGGAAACACTGCAGTGAATGAACATCTTATTTTAGGTGTCATCCAGACAGGGAAGGTATAAACACCCTCCTTGCATCTCAAGTCAGAAATATCTTCAAATAGCATATCCATGCCAACTAATCCCTGCCCAAACCCAAGGCACACATACATGCTGGTTCTACCAGCATACTAGGTTCAACTGCTAGTGGAATGCCAACGCTAAAACCAGAGAGAGGGCTTAACCTCTGTATCAGGTTTGAGAATAAGCCTATAGTGTTAAATAGTTATTAAAAAGGCCCTGGAAAAGTAACAAAGCCACATAAGTATCATAATGTCTGGAAAGCAGCAAGATGATAGAATACAAGTAGAGAACATCTAAGCAGGTAACAGCaaacaagaacattttcttttttgtgctcATAAAAATTTGAATTACCTGCTGACACACAAAATTTGTAGGCTTCacgtaattattatttttttcctgacctATCTTACTTCTGTGCATATTCCTTTTTAGCTCACCCTGTGTCTCTCTGGTCAGGGGACATTAACTCAAATGCCTAATGGAGCCAGGCAGGTAACAAGTCAAACAGACTGGCTGGGACCTGGTGAAAACATACCAAAAGCAGTACACTATTTCTCCGCTTCAGCCAGCTCTTTCTATGTGGGAATGCTTAATGAACATGGACTCCCATGACTTAATGTCACAATTAGCCATTCTTCTCTATGGCAAACGTTAACTTACTATTTTCCTTATGGCTGAAAATGATCTCCCATTCCATACAACCCACACTCACACAACCACATGAAATCATCTATTTCTCTGTCAAAGAACTGTGCCCGCCCCCCGCCAAGACCACCCCTCTGGATTGTCTTCTCACCTCCTACCTCCAGAGTTCACTCCAAACCTGCCTCTGCCCCCATGGACTCCAAGGGttttttctcacctttcttcTATCAAGATATTCAAGCTCCCCAACTCCTTTAGCTAAAACAAACTGAacaactgtcatttaaaaaaattcggTTTTTAGCTAAGATTTTGAACACCGGGCTTTGTTttctcaaacttaaaaaaaaaagtttgagccctggctggtgtggctcagtggactgagtgctgtcCTGCAAACTGACAGGTTTcttagttcaattcctggtcaggacacatacctgggttgtggtccaggtccccatttgggggcatgcaagaggcaaccaatcaacaccTCTCaccaatgcttctctttctttctccctccctttccctcaaataaaatctttaaaaaattttttaaaagtttgaaaaaccGCTATCTTAATGATAAATAGTATCCACTAAAAATATCGTAACAGAAAATAgctgttaaaattatttcagtcatTGATTTTAAAGCCATTAAAAAGCTTTCTGATtgtaagaaaaatcacaaaactaAGGCATAAGGTTGTAGGGGGATGACagccccttgtaatacaggctccCCCAGCTAGGCAAGTGttgtattctaggaacccatctgtcaTCAGTGCAGCAGCTGGCATTGtcgtgagaggctgcgtttgacttcagtgcatttatttttgaagacttttttccagtaagtttgcccatttcacaatgggtgatttacaagctcACCTGCCCCACACCAcgctgtgttcagcagtttttgaccaaaacggCATGATcccctgtcccaccctccctattcatgcaagagacttttttttgtttatttccctgaatgaaaaagtcctcaaaaggaaacgttttgctgatgtggaagagatggaacacaaaatggcagaagccataaaaggcatcagaattgaCAAGTTTGAAAACtggtttgagcagtggaaaaactttcttgataggtatattgcatcaaatggagagtactttgaaggtgactgaagtttaaacatggaagaataCACACACAATTTCTTACAAATGAATTCCacttttttgggtccccccttgtacaCGATgtaatattgaatgaaaaaaaaaaaacaagctgtaAAACATTATGTGCATTCACTACTGCATGagtaataaaaatacagagtTGAAATGGCACACTAACTAGGACGGTGATGAATTCTGGAGCGGGAGAAATGGAGGTAGTGGTTGGAGGAACTTGAACTAcaatgtaatatattttcaataagaaaaaaaaaaaccctaaatagtGGAAAATGTT belongs to Phyllostomus discolor isolate MPI-MPIP mPhyDis1 chromosome X, mPhyDis1.pri.v3, whole genome shotgun sequence and includes:
- the RBBP7 gene encoding histone-binding protein RBBP7, yielding MASKEMFEDTVEERVINEEYKIWKKNTPFLYDLVMTHALQWPSLTVQWLPEVTKPEGKDYALHWLVLGTHTSDEQNHLVVARVHIPNDDAQFDASHCDSEKGEFGGFGSVTGKIECEIKINHEGEVNRARYMPQNPHIIATKTPSSDVLVFDYTKHPAKPDPSGECNPDLRLRGHQKEGYGLSWNSNLSGHLLSASDDHTVCLWDINAGPKEGKIVDAKAIFTGHSAVVEDVAWHLLHESLFGSVADDQKLMIWDTRSNTTSKPSHLVDAHTAEVNCLSFNPYSEFILATGSADKTVALWDLRNLKLKLHTFESHKDEIFQVHWSPHNETILASSGTDRRLNVWDLSKIGEEQSAEDAEDGPPELLFIHGGHTAKISDFSWNPNEPWVICSVSEDNIMQIWQMAENIYNDEESDVTASELEGQGS